From the Capsicum annuum cultivar UCD-10X-F1 unplaced genomic scaffold, UCD10Xv1.1 ctg3392, whole genome shotgun sequence genome, the window CTCCTTCCAACCACTTACCGAGGGAAGGCATTCCATCAAGGGAGTCATACCAATAGGGATAATAGGGAAACTACCATGCAACAATCCAATCCAAGGCAAGTATTTTGCCTTAGAACTCGGCTTCCTTTTACAAATGATGTAAAGCACGCTCCCAAGAGTCCCACAAGATACTTCAACTTGTCCAACCCCATGAAGGtgacaagaagtctttaacatccTTGGACCCTTCCATAAATAAGAATACAACTTGACATCCTCAAGTTGTGGTTTACATAACTTAAatacaagtgtgtcaaacatggatgcacggATATGAGTAACACTCTAAAGAGACAATGACACATTTGCCCTACGGTCCTCGAGTAGACACAAACCACCATTAACATTAAAGGGATCACAATTCAAGTCACCATATTTGTCAAGCACGGGTGGGGTGTCAagcaaaatcatttttcaaagatatatcaagcacatgattaaccctattagccaagcaaacattagaatttttacaacaacataggctcacgggttcactcctttGTCCTTGACCACCATCtttaaattcttcactcacttgagattcattaatcacatcacacatattctTAAGTGGTGGAcaagttttacacacaagttgatcaacacaattttcacataacgatgtactttcattcaacataatagcttcaacactaggtggacacaaatcaatcttactagaagagtcgattcggtcatctataggatcaactagtgtatccactcgcacaacatatacatcatccacaagtggtaaagaatcaatatactcatatgtaggtaagctactactcacactcaatggcttaTTAGTCACATGTTCATCATTCACATGTACCAAagtataagagttagctatttttccttgacgttcatgagtatgttcatatttacctcggtgtgaaagtccttcacaagtttgggcagtaacttccttcgggaagctctcaccgcaaggtgtttggaccttaggttttggatttgttgggataagtgtggataccaattggcgtagcctttcaacGTGCCCTTTCATGTCTTCAATATTGTCAGTGATGCGGTCAAACATAGCATCGAGATtggtggcagccatggtacctaaaagaaacGACAACGACtaacaacaaaacaacaaacttgttagctcaaaaatgcctcaccacactctcactcacAATTTTTATCTCACACTTGGTTTTACAAGTGTTGAATGTCGGCTTGTACTTCGCGAGTGATTAAGGGTTGAGTCTACTCTTTCCCGGAAtaaattttcatttgagttgagtcaaagaaaatttgtttacggacttgaaccaacaagatacaatgaattcacaaaagataaaagcacacaacaaacgtaGACACGAACAAACGGACTCTATAACTAACTTACAATCTCGTAggagattactagtttgttaattagtgttcgaaccaacaaacgGAACtgggaaacaataaaatgaaactaagaaatctgaaatttgagcttaaaaattattgGTGAACAGTAAAAACGTGATGTGGCAGCCACATATTGGTTGCggttgttatcaaattttattttctatttcaagtcttggtctaattgtaatttggaattggtgggaattggttaaggagagaaaacaagtcttgaaatcctctttcaaattcaaaaagcaagacttgacttttctccTTAAGACAtgatccttaaatcatggaaggtTGATGGAAAAGTGATTGTTAAAGCCCTTGAGTGGTTGGAATTGGTTGTAAAAGTCTTGAGAGGTTTTAAATTTTGGAAatatgtctttcaagactaacaaaatacacactctctttcttcaacttCCAAGATCAAAcatccactttttcttcaacaatagatgaagatgtgaagaacaccaagaacacattttttttgaatcttgaagttctaaggttcaagttggaccccaaacatcaacaatacctttctaagcttgaaaatacaacacaataaccaCCATACACATTCAaaccttgaaccaacaacacaccACACGTCCAATCTTTGAATCCGCACCAACAATACCAACAATAATCACACGGCCAAAGTTTAGattcacaacaacaatatcaacaattaaagctcaaatctagatctagACTTGTTTAGTGTTAGAGGTGAataatctaacactagaaacaacaaaataaataaaatgactcctagatctagactcaaaacaagaaaaatctcagccaagacacaataagaacacaatttcggccaagacaccaAATTGAAaagatttgtttatttttggaatttttagatttcaattttttttttgaattttctaacaagaaagcccaagattgatcttgtaggaataaGATCTAGCCAtgatatgataccaaatgatacgggaaaaataataaaaacacgaaataactccaaaacagtccactaatcttaagaatttgaggactaagatggagaccactctccgATTCACTACAAAAACAACAATATGAGATAACAACGGCGCATATGACACCAAAAACAGCAgcaacataatgataacaagatgaacacaatgagaACAAATTTCGGATTCAAGAaggacacaaaacagtccactatgaatctacaaagtgcaataagataaagatagatagatagaccaaatgagggaataatattaacaacccaagaattgttacacccttggacctttaatactacacacaaaACCAACCTATCTCCTACGTAGGCACAAGAGGGATCTCGATCTCCCAAggaccaacgtttccaagcttgaatccagcacgagtgattccacacttaagttgatttccctagttacaatttcagatttgtgcctcaaggagataggacttgtctttcaatgttatacaacattcattatcatcaaaatcTCCTAATGAAACcctatattattctatttatagtgtattacaaataataggtaaaatgaccaaaaggccccttagtgaaggggcacccctctagtgtatgtagtggactgatttggcccTTTTAGTGTATGTAATGGACTATTTTGTtgtccatttaggtgctcctttgcacttcattgcACACACCAAGCCTCGGGTCTAACATACGTCCTCATATATCCATCTAcatgatcgtactcgtatcagggaacttgaattcttggtttccttagagaaaaaggaatgaaattgatgaacttggggcaatgattagggtttattttttttagaggAAATTGGAGAATATGGTCAAATAATATCCTAACTGAAGCTTTAATTCGAGTTTTTATGAATTAGATCGATGGAAAAAATGCATAACTGCCCCTCAggagattaaattcataactgaaatGCAGATTAAAAAGGCACTACCACACGGTGAGTGTCTCATAGCTGTAACCAACGCGATGTAATGCTATCGCGGTGAGGTTCTGAAgtcaaaatccaaacatgacccaatcctcgtctgaaaaatccaaaactttctcgAGACATGCTCCTGACAtttctgaacatgaattaactcaaaaaccaatatctcggAGTCTGGAAGACTAATTTTAAAATCCTTAAAGTTAAGAGGCCGAAAAAATGACTAAATCCCCAACACTTGGTTAAATTTTCAggatttaagcctcttatgcatgcaaataggagctgaactgagctaagaaaagtatgggttATACACCAAGTATGGTTGGAATTCAGGGCTTCATTCTCATTTTTCATTGCTTCCACCCATCTAGGGTCTTTATAGGCCTCAGAGTAGCTTGTAGGTTCAGTAACACATGAAGTTttcatcatattcttcttgtAGGATAAGGAGAGTTTATCATATGTCACATGATTATCAAGAGCATAAGGTACCTTGTTTGTATTTTTAGACAATGACTAAAGTCATCCATCCATGCTGGTGGCTTTCTATCTCTGGTTGATTTTCtttgatacatttgatccaaaggTTGTGCATGGGTAGGAAAAACCTACTGTTCCTGCTCTTACTGGTTGGTTAAAGCAGGAACCCCTTGACATCTACTCGATCTTCTTTGATACACCTGAGTTATAGTTTGTGCATGAGTAGAAACAACCTGCAATTGTTGCTCTTGCTATTGGCTGAGTCAAGAACACCTTGAGATGGCATATTTACTAGAATCTGCAGAGTTGTTGCAACATCACCTACTACTGGACATTGATCCTCCAATGGAAATATATTATGAGGTGACTAATTTTGATTCTTGATCACTTTAAATTAGAATATATCTTCCCTAAATAATACATCTCTACACAGAGAATATGTTAGTAGATATATCATATACCACATATCTCTTTTGAGTGCTAGAGTACCCCATAAAGACACTTTCCCTTGCTCTAGTCATGAGCTTATCATGTTCATTCACCACTTTGACATAGCACAAACACCCCATTACTCTTAGATGATCACAATTTGGCCTTTTTCCATATAGCTTCTCATAAGgagtttaaaattaaatgattgaaCTACgaaatttgttgatgaaatatACTGCAGTTAGAACACAATGACCCCAAAATCTTATTGAAATTTCAGCCGAAAACCTGATAGCTCTTGTCACCTCTAGAATGTGTATGTTTTCTCTTAGCAACACCATTTTTCTAAGGAGAATATGCACATGTAGTTTGATGAACTATACCATTATCTCGTAACAATCTTTAACATAATGAATTAACAAACTCAATACCATTATCAGTCCTGACCACTTTGACATTCTTCTCAAACTGAGTTTTGACATACATAAGAAACTGTTGTATTTGAATAAAAGCATCTGACTTAAGCTTTAACAGAAATATCCAAGTAAATATGGAAAAATCATCAACCACTGTTAGAAAATATCAGTTTCTATTCATAGTAGGTACTCTGTAATGTCCCTACAAATCCATGTGCACAAGATCAAAACAACATTTACTTTGAATGGCACTTTGCAAAAATGGTAATCTAGTTTGTCTGGTACTAGGACAGATACtacattattttattctatattctATTACTTGAGTCCATTGAGAAACAACTCTTTTCAGAACTCCAGTTGAAGCATGTCCTACAACTTTGATGCCACAAATCCACTCCAGCTTGAGTTCTTTTCATAGTCCCTTCTGTAGTTGTTTTTGTTGCTACTTTAACCTCTTTTTTTGATTGATCTACCATCAGATATAGAACTCCAGCAAGCTTACCAATCCCCCTCACCTTTCCTTTTCAGTACAAAGGTCCTAGAGAACACAGAAATTAGGAAAGAAATTTATTGAACAGTACTATTCCTTAGTCACTTGAGACACTGACAGAAGACTACATGTAAACTGTGAAATATGATAGAcatttgtgatgttgtttcctTCTGATATGCAACCAGTTTCCACATGAGTTACCATTGTAGTGTAACCATTTGCTAGATATACTCTCTTTGGTTTCTGTAGCTCTATAACAGTGTTGTTGAGTAATAGTTTTGAATTaccaaccatatgattagtagCACCAGTGTCTATATCCATTTTTATGAATCAAAGAAAGCTAAACAAGCAGATATACCCGCACTTGCTACATTTGCAGAGTCAGTAGATGAGTTGATAGAGGTGTTTTTGTTAATCATTTGCAAAATTTGCTCATATTGTTCTTTGGTAAAGGATGCATTCCCCATTTGACTCAATTGTGTTATCTGAGTATCTGAACACTTTTGTAGAGATTTGGCATGAGAACATTGTTCTGCATATTGATCACAACCACCTTGATCTATTGGATATTCATGAGGACCCAAAGACACATTATAGGCTATGTTAGTTCCTTCATGCCTGaacttcttcttatccttatAGTCCTGAAGATAGCCAATTACTTTCCAGCGGTTCTCCTTACTATGCCCTTTGAGTTTACAAAAATCACATTGCGAAGTaaagtttttcttcaacttctgtGTCTGAATCCCACTTGTTCGATTTCTTGCATACATAGCTAGATCAAGACCCTTTCCAGTAGCTGCAGGATTCATTCCCAGGATCCCTGCCTGAGTTGCAACAGATTTGTGTCTTTCATCACTAATTATCATTGCATAAGCCTAGTTTACACTTGGGAGGGTGGTCATAAGCAAGATTTGACTCCTTGCTTGTGTGTAGGACTCATTCAGACCCATAAGGAACTGAAACAACTTCAATTTTTACAAATGTAACACATGCTCCTTTGATTTTTCACATTCACACCTAGGTGCAGGCACAAGAGCCTCAAATTCTTCCCACAAATCTTTTAGTTTTGAGAAATACACTGAAACAGAAGCAGTTCCTTGAGACAATGTAGCTATCTCTTTATGTAGATAAAAGGTTCTAGCCCCATCAATCTTATTAAACCTCTCATACAGCTCATTCCAGACCACACTTGCAACTGAAGCATACATTATTCCACCTAGTAACTCTCTAGAAACACAGTTCATGATCCAAGACAATACAATGGAATTTACCCTTTCCGAGTGATTTCCCAATTCAGTAGAGAATTTATCGTTAGAGCATGTTCATCAACAATACCCAACTTATTTCTCCCTAATAAAGCTATACGCATGGATCTAAACCATATTGAGAAATTTTCAACCCCATATAACTGGAATGAGATAATTTGAATTTCACTTACATCCGAGGGGCTGAGAAAGAGGGGATGATTATAAACCAATGCACTGGGAGTAACTTTGGAAGATTCACAAGTTTCAACACCACCATTGTCATTCACCATTGTTGCCCTTGAAATCCTGCTTGAAATCTTGATTCAAGAATTCTTCAACTTATTCTTAAATGAACTGCACTTAATAGACCAGTGCTCCAGAATCGATTTGCTCACTAGATTTTCTAGTGAGACGGCTGTGATACCATGTAATTTTACTGGAAAgcagtaaactattttcaagaagagaagaagaagaagcagaggagttaggaggaagaagaagaattcAGAAGAAGATGATTAGTAGAGATAGAATAGTAGACTTGTTTTCATTGTTCTTCAATGTACACAGACTTCTCTATTTGTAGACTTGTGTATGGGCTAACCAACTAACTAACTAGCCGTTAACAGTCCATGTAACTAACTGTTGAACAAACCGTTATAACAGAAAAATGTGAACTAgtctattttgtttcttcttgGTTCTACTCCACTCTTCAtatattcaacaaaaaaaaaaagcagaaagCTTAGTTTTGTTTTCACAGATCACTGCCACATTtatacataatatcataagtgaAAAAGCTCAGTAAAAGGAGTAAAATAAGCTATCATTATCTCTAACAATTATGGCCTAAAGATTAGCAAATGTGATAAATCCGATTCTGCAAGATTGCAGCCTTATTTAGCTAAATTTAAATCCTACTTTAAAGCTGTATTTTGAATTACAACAGCAAGTACAGCTAATCTCCAGATTTTGAGGCACTAGTCTTGACAGTTACTCTTTCAGTGAAGAAAATGCTTT encodes:
- the LOC107854697 gene encoding uncharacterized protein LOC107854697, whose protein sequence is MVNDNGGVETCESSKVTPSALVYNHPLFLSPSDVSEIQIISFQLYGVENFSIWFRSMRIALLGRNKLGIVDEHALTINSLLNWEITRKGELLGGIMYASVASVVWNELYERFNKIDGARTFYLHKEIATLSQGTASVSVYFSKLKDLWEEFEALVPAPRCECEKSKEHVLHL